Proteins encoded by one window of Arachis hypogaea cultivar Tifrunner chromosome 1, arahy.Tifrunner.gnm2.J5K5, whole genome shotgun sequence:
- the LOC114925147 gene encoding uncharacterized protein, with product MTTNLVECINGVLKGARNLPVTALVKATFYRLNALFTRKRAEAEARISAGQLFSEYATQKILSNQRSAGNIQVNLFDRQNEVFEVHEMPSGLEFAVNLHLQHCDCGEFQVDRIPCRHVFACCANQRLDWKQYVHEVYTMGEI from the coding sequence ATGACAACTAACCTAGTGGAGTGCATTAATGGAGTATTGAAAGGGGCACGCAATCTTCCGGTCACAGCCCTTGTTAAGGCAACTTTTTACAGGCTAAATGCATTGTTCACAAGGAAGAGAGCTGAGGCTGAGGCTCGTATAAGTGCAGGACAACTATTCTCTGAATATGCAACTCAGAAAATTCTGTCAAATCAGCGCTCAGCGGGGAACATTCAAGTTAACCTATTTGATAGGCAGAACGAGGTATTTGAAGTGCATGAGATGCCAAGTGGGTTGGAGTTTGCAGTAAACTTGCACCTTCAGCATTGTGATTGTGGTGAGTTTCAGGTGGATCGAATTCCATGTCGCCATGTATTTGCCTGCTGTGCAAACCAGCGCCTGGATTGGAAACAGTATGTGCACGAGGTTTATACGATGGGTGAGATCTGA
- the LOC112766434 gene encoding uncharacterized protein, whose translation MEFNSREAVTASVKEYTIRRGVDYRVYESEPTTFYAKCVQYGISCDWLIRVSLMKRQYCWVIRRYNGSHTCTRSTISQDHAKLDSETIAESIKPLVEADPSIKVKSVIAEVQSKFNYTISYRKAWLAKQKAVEKIFGGWESSYEALPTWFEAMVAKEPSAAVEYETAYGYRGDELVEDLRILTRVFWAFYPCIKAFRSCKPVVQIDGTHLYGKYKGALLVAVSQDGNGNIVPLAFAIVEGETADAWHFFLSHLRTHVVNRDGVALISDRHESIISVVGRSNGAWEYPRAIHMFCIRHITSNFLRSFKAPHLQRLIVNIGYSRTMREFDTRYQRLCERGEAYKQWLDRIP comes from the coding sequence ATGGAATTTAACTCTAGAGAGGCAGTTACTGCATCAGTTAAAGAGTATACCATTCGAAGAGGAGTTGATTATAGGGTATATGAATCAGAACCAACAACATTCTATGCTAAATGTGTACAGTATGGAATAagttgtgattggcttatcagagTTAGTCTTATGAAAAGACAGTATTGTTGGGTGATAAGGAGGTACAATGGTAGTCACACGTGCACCAGAAGTACCATATCTCAGGATCATGCTAAACTGGACTCTGAAACAATTGCAGAATCAATAAAGCCATTAGTTGAGGCTGACCCGTCCATAAAGGTAAAATCTGTCATTGCTGAAGTACAATCGAAGTTCAACTACACGATAAGTTATCGCAAAGCATGGTTGGCCAAGCAAAAGGCAGTGGAAAAAATATTTGGTGGGTGGGAATCTTCATATGAAGCTTTGCCCACATGGTTTGAAGCAATGGTTGCAAAAGAACCATCAGCAGCTGTTGAGTATGAAACTGCATATGGCTATCGAGGGGATGAGTTAGTTGAAGATCTCCGGATTCTGACACGAGTCTTCTGGGCTTTCTACCCATGCATTAAAGCATTCAGAAGTTGCAAGCCAGTGGTTCAGATTGACGGCACACATTTGTATGGAAAGTATAAAGGAGCTCTTTTAGTTGCAGTATCACAAGATGGCAATGGAAATATCGTGCCGCTTGCATTTGCCATAGTCGAAGGTGAGACTGCCGATGCCTGGCACTTTTTTCTTAGCCATTTGCGAACACATGTAGTTAATCGGGATGGTGTTGCCCTTATCTCTGATCGACACGAGTCAATCATCTCAGTTGTGGGTCGTAGTAATGGAGCATGGGAATATCCGAGAGCTATTCATATGTTTTGCATCCGACATATAACATCCAACTTTTTGAGGAGTTTCAAGGCACCACACCTGCAGAGGCTAATTGTCAACATTGGCTATTCTAGAACAATGCGTGAATTTGATACGCGTTACCAGAGATTATGTGAGCGGGGGGAGGCTTACAAGCAGTGGTTAGACCGGATTCCTTGA
- the LOC140183817 gene encoding uncharacterized protein, whose protein sequence is MHVTDEDSMQRMFFTYHQTRAQTSLIELYVEFEEIDYVDFPEPNIDWVGYNTESDEEFEGNYEVVGPTEDVEEDEIMVERDVADVANALTEQHPYGEPSFMHALNLDAMHAPEFPEYVNTAPAVVATGEFAVGMEFNSREAVTASVKEYTIRRGVDYRVYESEPTTFYAKCVQYGISCDWLIRVSLMKRQYCWVIRRYNGSHTCTRSTISQDHAKLDSETIAEAIKPLVEADPSIKVKSVIAEVQSKFNYTISYRKAWLAKQKAVKKIFGGWESSYEALPTWFEAMVAKEPSAAVEYETAYGYRGDELVEDLRILTRVFWAFYPCIKAFRSCKPVVQIDGTHLYGKYKGALLVAVSQDGNGNIVPLAFAIVEGETADAWHFFLSHLRTHVVNRDGVALISDRHESIISAVGRSNGAWEYPRAIHMFCIRHIASNFLRSFKAPHLQRLIVNIGYSRTMREFDTRYQRLCERGEAYKQWLDRIPRQ, encoded by the exons ATGCATGTGACTGATGAAGATAGTATGCAAAGAATGTTTTTTACCTATCATCAAACTAGAGCACAGACCTCACTTattgagttgtatgttgagttcgaAGAAATCGATTATGTTGACTTTCCAGAACCCAACATAGACTGGGTGGGTTATAATACTGAAAGCGATGAAGAGTTTGAAGGTAATTATGAAGTTGTTGGTCCAACTGAAGATGTAGAGGAAGATGAGATAATGGTTGAAAGAGATGTGGCTGATGTTGCAAATGCACTAACCGAACAACATCCATATGGAGAGCCATCTTTTATGCATGCTTTGAATCTGGATGCCATGCATGCACCAGAATTTCCTGAGTACGTCAATACAG CCCCAGCTGTTGTAGCTACCGGTGAATTTGCTGTTGGAATGGAATTTAACTCTAGAGAGGCTGTTACTGCATCAGTTAAAGAGTATACCATTCGAAGAGGAGTTGATTATAGGGTATATGAATCAGAACCAACAACATTCTATGCTAAATGTGTACAGTATGGAATAagttgtgattggcttatcagagTTAGTCTTATGAAAAGACAGTATTGTTGGGTGATAAGGAGGTACAATGGTAGTCACACGTGCACCAGAAGTACCATATCTCAGGATCATGCTAAACTGGACTCTGAaacaattgcagaagcaataaagccattAGTTGAGGCTGACCCGTCCATAAAGGTAAAATCTGTCATTGCTGAAGTACAATCGAAGTTCAACTACACGATAAGTTATCGCAAAGCATGGTTGGCCAAGCAAAAGgcagtgaaaaaaatatttggtggGTGGGAATCTTCATATGAAGCTTTGCCCACATGGTTTGAAGCAATGGTTGCAAAAGAACCATCAGCAGCTGTTGAGTATGAAACTGCATATGGCTATCGAGGGGATGAGTTAGTTGAAGATCTCCGGATTCTGACACGAGTCTTCTGGGCTTTCTACCCATGCATTAAAGCATTCAGAAGTTGCAAGCCAGTGGTTCAGATTGACGGCACACATTTGTATGGAAAGTATAAAGGAGCTCTTTTAGTTGCAGTATCACAAGATGGCAATGGAAATATCGTGCCGCTTGCATTTGCCATAGTCGAAGGTGAGACTGCCGATGCCTGGCACTTTTTTCTTAGCCATTTGCGAACACATGTAGTTAATCGGGATGGTGTTGCCCTTATCTCTGATCGACACGAGTCAATCATCTCAGCTGTGGGTCGTAGTAATGGAGCATGGGAATATCCGAGAGCTATTCATATGTTTTGCATCCGACATATAGCATCCAACTTTTTGAGGAGTTTCAAGGCACCACACCTGCAGAGGCTAATTGTCAACATTGGCTATTCTAGAACAATGCGTGAATTTGATACGCGTTACCAGAGATTATGTGAGCGGGGGGAGGCTTACAAGCAGTGGTTAGACCGGATCCCTCGACAGTAG